TCAAACCATTGGCTCAAAGCCCGATCATATATTAAGCGCCCTTTTAAATGTGCAGAAGCCGGCTGAGCACCTTTTTCGGTTAATTTCTGGGCTGAGCGCACAATCAAACGCCGCATCATAGTCCTTGTGAATTCAGCATGAAATTGCAAACCCCATGCATTGTCTCCATAACGAAAAGCTTGTGTAGGATATGTATCACCTGTTGCTAAAAGTACTGCCTCTTTAGGTAAATCATAAATACCTTCATCATGAAAATGATAGACCATTTCTGGCCAATTCATCAATGCCTTACCCTGTGAAGTGGCTTCCAGTGGATACCAGCCAACCTCAACGATTCCATCATTTCTTGTACACACACGCCCGCCTAACTTGCACGCTAACATTTGTGCTCCAAGACAAATGCCCAAAAAAGGTTTATTTTCTTTCAACGACAAAGAAATCCATTCAATTTCCTCGCTAATATATGCTTCCCTGTCATTCACACTCATCGGGCCTCCTAAAATGACAACACCAGCATAATGCTCTAATGTATTGGGAAGTTTCTGCCCCAAAATAGGACGGTAAATATCAAGAACAAAACCACCTTTCTGCAAAAATTTTCCCAAACGACCAGTATAGGTAGATTGACGATGAATAACGACAGCAATTCTTTGTTTGCTATTTGTTTGTTTTTTATCAATACATCTTTGTATCAAAAACATGTTTTAACCAATCACTTTTATAATCAAACAAAATTTCGTTTTTTAAGCACAAGAAAACAATTTCAATGAACAATATTCATTGTAGCCCTTCTTTTTAAAACAATTGAAATTCCTTTTTCGACAAAAACGCATCTTCTTCTGTTTTAATCCCTGGATCATCAACATTTAATCGGGTTTTGCTAGATTGCCTTGCACCTTGTTTATTTGTCTGAACACTATGCAAAAGATCATTTTTTACAGCAGGAAATTCGTTCAGTAGTTTATCTTCAACAACAACATTTTTGCCCATAATATCGTTTTTGTCTTCTTGGCTTTTTTTTGTCAGTACAATAGTGTTGTCAGTCTCTAATGTGAGAGGAGGTAGACTGGGAGGCGCTTTCCATTCGAAACACCCTAAGCGCCCACTTATTGGAGAAACTGGTAACCAAGAAGAAAAAATGGTACCGTCACACATCCATACCGGATCACGCTCAGCACGCAACGCCAAAGAAAGCCATTGCCGCACTGCCGCCTGATTATTCCCCTGAGCTTCTTCAATATCTGCGAGCAACAAATAAACACTTTCCCGCCGATGATACTGAAGTGCTTTTTGTGCCTGTTCTCTCGCCAATACCCTTTCACCGGCATCAAGAGCAGCTTTAGCAACGAGGAAAGCCGATTCAAACGTGTCTTTACTGTAAGAAGCAAGTGCCTTAGCTTTTTTCAACCGCCCAACAGCTCCTTCTTCTCTTTCAAGATAAAGTGCTCCCAAATCAGGATGAGGGTTTTTCTGCCAAGCCGCAATAATCATTTTATCAGCTTTACGCGTTTCATTGAGTTTATAAAGGATATCGGCCGCAATCACTGTTATAGGCACAAAATCAGGCACGAGTTTATGTGCT
This genomic window from Bartonella quintana contains:
- a CDS encoding glutamine amidotransferase, whose translation is MFLIQRCIDKKQTNSKQRIAVVIHRQSTYTGRLGKFLQKGGFVLDIYRPILGQKLPNTLEHYAGVVILGGPMSVNDREAYISEEIEWISLSLKENKPFLGICLGAQMLACKLGGRVCTRNDGIVEVGWYPLEATSQGKALMNWPEMVYHFHDEGIYDLPKEAVLLATGDTYPTQAFRYGDNAWGLQFHAEFTRTMMRRLIVRSAQKLTEKGAQPASAHLKGRLIYDRALSQWFENALRQIFNVSTVHA
- a CDS encoding heme biosynthesis protein HemY, with protein sequence MTRVLIYTFGVCMLGLAFGWVANHNDVLIITFLHFRFSISLLTLLSVLILFLGILVFLWWLLSVLFSLPGTLSNYFYKRGQKLGYEALSQGVLAAFAGDGVAAKKMEARVVKYLAGKQEPLVKLLQAQALSLQNNSARAISLYEEMRKETPTKLAGLYGLFHEAMKANAYEAAQQYAQEALALSPALLWAYQLVLDRLSAQGRWDKALDVFERAQKVLPRSVRSTPERQHVQALLLSGQALHLFRTHPTDARKVILKAHKLVPDFVPITVIAADILYKLNETRKADKMIIAAWQKNPHPDLGALYLEREEGAVGRLKKAKALASYSKDTFESAFLVAKAALDAGERVLAREQAQKALQYHRRESVYLLLADIEEAQGNNQAAVRQWLSLALRAERDPVWMCDGTIFSSWLPVSPISGRLGCFEWKAPPSLPPLTLETDNTIVLTKKSQEDKNDIMGKNVVVEDKLLNEFPAVKNDLLHSVQTNKQGARQSSKTRLNVDDPGIKTEEDAFLSKKEFQLF